In one window of Frigoriglobus tundricola DNA:
- a CDS encoding DinB family protein, producing the protein MDRSVIEAYVAGPAKLRAAVAGLTPDELRARPGPGAWSILEVVVHLADSDDISIDRMKRMLTEDNPPLLYADETAYVERLHTHDQDIEDALTLLEVGRRQWARVLRRLPDAAFASTGQHNRRGTVTVGEYVAGYIDHIDDHLKFIIGKRANLGKPLPTA; encoded by the coding sequence ATGGACCGCTCAGTGATTGAAGCTTATGTCGCCGGACCGGCGAAGCTCCGCGCTGCCGTCGCCGGGCTGACGCCAGACGAGTTGCGGGCGCGGCCGGGACCGGGGGCGTGGTCGATCCTCGAAGTCGTCGTCCACCTCGCCGACAGCGACGACATCAGCATCGATCGGATGAAGCGGATGCTGACCGAGGACAACCCGCCGCTGCTCTACGCGGACGAAACTGCCTACGTCGAGCGCCTCCACACTCACGACCAGGACATCGAGGATGCCCTGACGCTTCTCGAAGTCGGCCGCCGGCAATGGGCGCGGGTGCTGCGCCGGCTCCCGGACGCGGCCTTCGCCAGCACCGGACAGCACAACCGCCGCGGGACGGTCACGGTCGGCGAATACGTTGCGGGCTATATCGATCACATCGACGACCACCTGAAATTCATCATCGGCAAGCGCGCCAACCTCGGGAAGCCGCTCCCAACGGCGTGA
- a CDS encoding SDR family NAD(P)-dependent oxidoreductase, with product MSDKRLAGKVALITGSSRGIGAAIATRFAAEGAKVVVNYANSAGEADKVVAAVKAAGGEAVAVKANMGAPAEIPGLFAATVKAFGKLDVLVNNAAIMQRTFLPDVTAESIDAHFNVNVRGYLLAVKHAAELMTSGGCIINVGSAISRMAYPGAVVYTATKGAIDVMTRVLAAELGPKGIRVNVLAPGSTRTDMNSEKSGKTKEEEHQEEQATALRRIGEPEDIADAAVLLACDDARWITGTWLDVSGGIRL from the coding sequence ATGTCCGATAAGCGTTTGGCCGGAAAGGTCGCCCTCATCACCGGATCGTCGCGCGGGATCGGTGCCGCCATTGCGACGCGGTTCGCCGCCGAGGGCGCGAAGGTGGTTGTGAATTACGCGAACAGCGCGGGCGAAGCGGACAAGGTGGTGGCCGCGGTGAAGGCGGCCGGCGGTGAAGCCGTTGCGGTCAAAGCGAACATGGGGGCGCCCGCCGAAATTCCGGGCCTCTTCGCGGCCACCGTCAAGGCGTTCGGCAAGCTCGACGTCCTGGTCAACAACGCCGCGATCATGCAGCGCACGTTCCTGCCGGACGTGACCGCCGAGTCCATCGATGCGCACTTCAACGTGAACGTCCGCGGGTACCTCCTGGCCGTCAAGCACGCCGCGGAGCTGATGACCTCCGGCGGGTGCATCATCAACGTCGGCAGCGCGATCAGCCGCATGGCCTACCCCGGCGCCGTCGTGTACACCGCGACGAAGGGCGCGATCGACGTCATGACCCGCGTACTGGCCGCGGAGCTGGGACCGAAGGGCATCCGCGTGAACGTCCTGGCCCCCGGGTCGACGCGCACCGACATGAACAGCGAGAAGAGTGGCAAAACGAAAGAGGAGGAACACCAGGAAGAGCAGGCGACGGCGCTGCGGCGGATCGGCGAGCCGGAAGACATCGCGGACGCCGCGGTGCTGCTCGCCTGCGACGACGCCCGGTGGATCACCGGCACGTGGCTCGATGTGTCCGGCGGCATCCGGTTGTGA
- a CDS encoding polysaccharide biosynthesis/export family protein: MAGARRVSWVALSTSLALATVGCMHGSHGFDHAQIADGAPIAVPPSGAVPRELEKIAFPPYVIEAPDVLLIEVIQMSKVSDPSKDKGKEEGKNGKDPGPPKPAVEGDKAAADNQAYQRLPVQPISGQFHVRLDGTVGLGFWGSVPVAGLTLDQASEAIRAQLARSETLKEYGTSANSLRVIVDVLAYNSKKYYVIFDGGGFGEQVFPFPITGGETVLDALANINGLPDVASRRNIWVARRTPHDNQPWQILPVDWIGITQHGITRTNYQVFPGDRIYVKAQKLVTIDRNLARIISPIERLFGITLLGSSTVNQIRGTNTNGTGN; encoded by the coding sequence ATGGCGGGCGCGCGGCGCGTGAGTTGGGTGGCCCTGTCCACGAGTCTTGCGCTGGCAACGGTGGGCTGCATGCACGGGTCGCACGGGTTCGACCACGCCCAGATCGCGGACGGGGCGCCCATCGCCGTTCCGCCCTCCGGGGCGGTGCCGCGGGAACTGGAGAAGATCGCGTTCCCGCCCTACGTGATCGAGGCCCCGGACGTCCTGCTGATCGAAGTCATCCAGATGAGCAAGGTGTCCGACCCGAGCAAGGATAAGGGCAAAGAAGAAGGTAAGAACGGCAAGGACCCCGGCCCCCCGAAGCCGGCTGTTGAAGGGGATAAAGCCGCGGCCGACAATCAGGCGTACCAGCGTCTACCCGTGCAGCCGATCTCGGGACAGTTCCACGTGCGCCTGGACGGCACCGTCGGGCTCGGGTTCTGGGGCTCCGTCCCGGTGGCCGGGCTGACCCTTGACCAGGCGTCCGAAGCGATCCGGGCCCAACTTGCGAGGTCCGAGACCCTCAAGGAGTACGGGACCAGCGCGAACAGTCTAAGGGTGATCGTGGACGTGCTGGCGTACAACAGTAAGAAGTATTACGTCATCTTCGACGGCGGCGGGTTCGGCGAACAGGTGTTCCCGTTCCCCATCACCGGCGGCGAGACCGTTCTCGACGCGCTGGCGAACATTAACGGCCTGCCCGACGTGGCGAGCCGACGGAACATCTGGGTGGCGCGGCGCACCCCGCACGACAATCAGCCGTGGCAGATCCTGCCGGTGGACTGGATCGGCATCACCCAGCACGGCATCACCCGGACAAATTATCAGGTGTTCCCCGGGGACCGCATCTACGTAAAGGCACAGAAGCTCGTGACCATCGACCGCAACCTGGCCCGGATCATCTCGCCGATCGAGCGCCTGTTCGGCATCACCCTGCTCGGGTCGAGTACGGTCAACCAGATCCGCGGGACCAACACCAACGGGACCGGGAACTAG
- a CDS encoding magnesium transporter — protein sequence MPLHLTEAQLNEPVTSYTRSDYATLYPDWTAGEALAHMRNNPPPGRIIYFYVVDESMRLLGVVPTRRLLLAALDTRVRDIMIASVIAIPAAATLLDACEFFTMHRLLAFPVVDEVRRLVGVIDIEAYAEELAETGDGDATPVPPGPRDDVFQLIGVRLTRAQQARPLAAFRGRFPWLLCNVVGGSLAAVLMELYSAELNWQHAVLALFIPVVLALSESVAIQSVTLALEAFRDAGPSWSELFRRLRPEALTGALLGLVTGCMIGALAGVWHGMAKLFVIVLGGITIGVTGAAVAGLAVPHVLRLLKRDPQLAAGPIALTCADVVALLAYFNLARLLI from the coding sequence ATGCCGTTACACCTGACCGAAGCGCAACTCAACGAGCCGGTGACCTCTTACACGCGCAGCGATTACGCCACGCTGTACCCGGACTGGACCGCGGGCGAGGCACTCGCGCACATGCGGAACAACCCGCCCCCGGGCCGGATCATTTATTTCTACGTGGTCGATGAGTCCATGCGGCTCCTCGGCGTCGTGCCCACGCGGCGGCTCCTGCTGGCGGCGCTCGACACGCGCGTCCGCGACATCATGATCGCGTCGGTCATCGCCATCCCGGCGGCGGCCACGCTGCTCGACGCGTGCGAGTTCTTCACGATGCACCGGCTGCTCGCGTTCCCGGTGGTGGACGAGGTCCGCCGACTGGTCGGCGTCATCGACATCGAGGCGTACGCGGAGGAACTGGCCGAAACCGGCGACGGCGACGCCACGCCGGTTCCCCCCGGCCCGCGCGACGACGTGTTCCAGCTCATCGGCGTGCGGCTCACGCGCGCCCAGCAGGCCCGCCCGTTGGCCGCGTTCCGCGGGCGCTTCCCGTGGCTCTTGTGTAACGTCGTCGGCGGGTCGCTCGCGGCCGTCCTCATGGAACTGTACTCGGCCGAACTGAACTGGCAGCACGCGGTCCTCGCGCTCTTCATCCCGGTAGTCCTCGCGCTCTCGGAGAGCGTCGCGATCCAGTCCGTCACGCTCGCGCTCGAAGCGTTCCGGGACGCCGGGCCGTCCTGGTCCGAACTCTTCCGCCGGCTGCGCCCCGAGGCCCTCACCGGCGCCCTCTTGGGCCTCGTCACCGGCTGCATGATCGGGGCGCTGGCGGGGGTCTGGCACGGAATGGCGAAGCTGTTCGTCATCGTCCTCGGCGGGATCACGATCGGCGTGACCGGCGCGGCCGTTGCCGGCCTGGCCGTGCCGCACGTGCTGCGGCTCCTCAAGCGCGACCCACAGCTCGCGGCCGGTCCGATCGCCCTCACCTGTGCCGACGTGGTCGCCCTGCTGGCCTACTTCAACCTCGCCCGGCTGCTCATCTGA
- a CDS encoding efflux RND transporter periplasmic adaptor subunit produces the protein MRTAPLLVLALVAPAGCHRGAAPATGANPAGGPTVVKVTRPAQKPVRWAIEQPASVQPLESTPVVAKLPGYLKSIAPDIAAVKAGIQLPGGQAPVIDIGSVVEADQLLATVSIPELTAEVAEKAAMIERARAEQRQAEEDRAVADKLIKAAEEMVKEAEAGIARADADVTRWKAELDQVNTQITGGTADVQTRNVVTKNWDAAKAARAEAVAKVATAGAGVEERKARRSKAQADVDAAAARVRVAEAERDRVKALEGYTQVRAPFPGIVTARHVHPGHFLQPAAGMHGTVLFTVVRADVVRVFADIPEVNAPKAGVGTPATVRVPSLGGREYPATVTRTTGIVDPGTRTLRVEIDVVNKDGALKPGLYATVRIDAEATDATVLPAGCVLPADETHYVFVVDGGKAVKYRVQLGRTDPGTVQVLGRRKATATAGGWEPFTGTEAVVTGNLGALVDGAEVKVE, from the coding sequence ATGCGCACCGCGCCCCTACTGGTTCTGGCGCTCGTCGCCCCCGCCGGTTGTCACCGCGGAGCCGCGCCCGCGACCGGCGCGAACCCGGCGGGCGGACCGACCGTCGTGAAGGTGACGCGGCCCGCGCAAAAGCCGGTCCGGTGGGCCATCGAACAGCCGGCCAGCGTTCAGCCCCTCGAATCGACGCCGGTCGTCGCGAAACTGCCGGGCTACTTGAAGTCGATCGCCCCCGACATCGCGGCCGTGAAGGCCGGAATCCAGCTCCCGGGCGGTCAGGCCCCGGTCATTGATATCGGCAGCGTGGTCGAAGCGGACCAACTGCTCGCCACCGTCTCCATCCCCGAATTAACCGCAGAAGTGGCTGAGAAGGCGGCCATGATCGAGCGGGCGAGGGCCGAGCAGCGCCAGGCCGAGGAGGACCGGGCCGTCGCGGACAAGCTCATTAAAGCCGCCGAAGAGATGGTGAAGGAGGCGGAGGCCGGGATCGCACGGGCGGACGCCGACGTGACCCGCTGGAAGGCCGAACTCGATCAGGTGAACACGCAGATCACCGGGGGCACGGCCGACGTTCAAACGCGAAACGTGGTGACCAAGAACTGGGACGCCGCCAAGGCCGCACGGGCGGAAGCCGTCGCCAAAGTCGCCACCGCGGGTGCCGGTGTCGAGGAGCGAAAGGCCCGGCGCTCGAAGGCCCAGGCCGACGTGGACGCCGCGGCGGCACGGGTGCGGGTGGCCGAAGCGGAACGGGACCGGGTCAAGGCCCTGGAGGGCTACACCCAGGTGCGCGCCCCCTTCCCCGGCATCGTTACGGCCCGGCACGTTCACCCGGGCCACTTCCTGCAACCGGCGGCCGGGATGCACGGGACGGTCCTGTTCACGGTGGTCCGCGCGGACGTGGTGCGCGTGTTCGCCGACATCCCGGAGGTGAACGCACCGAAAGCCGGCGTCGGGACCCCCGCTACGGTCCGCGTACCCTCGCTGGGCGGCCGGGAGTACCCCGCCACCGTCACCCGCACGACCGGCATCGTCGATCCGGGGACCCGAACGCTGCGCGTGGAAATCGACGTCGTGAACAAGGACGGTGCGCTGAAACCGGGCTTGTACGCGACCGTGCGCATCGACGCCGAAGCCACCGACGCCACCGTGCTCCCGGCGGGGTGCGTGCTCCCGGCCGACGAGACCCATTACGTCTTCGTGGTGGACGGCGGAAAAGCGGTGAAATACCGCGTCCAGCTCGGCCGGACCGACCCGGGAACCGTACAGGTACTCGGGCGCCGCAAGGCGACCGCGACGGCCGGCGGCTGGGAGCCCTTCACCGGGACCGAGGCGGTCGTGACCGGGAACCTGGGCGCACTGGTAGACGGGGCCGAAGTCAAAGTGGAGTGA
- a CDS encoding AAA family ATPase, whose product MPTDVAGTANRIIANIEKVIIGKRPQLTLAVAAYFSEGHILLEDVPGVAKTMFARALARSVGCTFKRLQCTPDLLPTDVTGVSVFNQRTADFEFRPGPVFAQTLLADEINRATPRTQAALLEAMGERRVSVDGQTYSLKPPFLVIATQNPVDQEGTFPLPEAQLDRFLIRLSLGYPTMEEEAKMLGRLQMGHPIDDLKPVVSADDVIACQEAIRSVHVDDKVTRYILSVVHASRENEDVLLGGSPRASIALYRTAQALAAVTGRDFAMPDDVKRMAQPVLAHRLILKPESRLRKRTPAAVVKDLVDDAKVPLTDKMKASQEDYFDR is encoded by the coding sequence ATGCCGACCGACGTGGCGGGCACCGCCAACCGCATCATCGCCAACATCGAGAAGGTCATCATCGGCAAACGGCCCCAACTCACGTTGGCGGTCGCGGCGTACTTCTCCGAGGGGCACATCCTGCTCGAAGACGTGCCCGGCGTGGCGAAAACGATGTTCGCGCGGGCGCTGGCGCGGAGCGTGGGCTGCACCTTCAAGCGCCTCCAGTGTACCCCCGACCTGCTGCCGACCGACGTGACCGGCGTCAGCGTCTTCAACCAGCGCACTGCGGACTTCGAGTTCCGTCCCGGTCCGGTGTTCGCGCAAACGCTCCTCGCGGACGAAATCAACCGCGCGACGCCGCGCACCCAGGCCGCGCTCCTGGAAGCGATGGGCGAGCGCCGGGTCAGCGTGGACGGCCAGACCTACTCGCTGAAACCGCCGTTCCTGGTGATCGCGACCCAGAACCCGGTGGATCAGGAGGGCACGTTCCCGCTCCCGGAGGCGCAGCTCGACCGGTTCTTGATCCGGCTGAGCCTCGGCTACCCGACGATGGAAGAAGAGGCGAAGATGCTCGGCCGCCTCCAGATGGGGCACCCGATCGACGACCTGAAGCCGGTCGTGAGTGCGGACGACGTGATCGCGTGCCAGGAGGCGATCCGCAGCGTACACGTGGACGACAAGGTGACGCGGTACATTCTGTCCGTGGTCCACGCGAGCCGCGAGAACGAGGACGTCCTCCTCGGCGGCAGCCCGCGAGCGTCGATCGCCCTGTACCGCACCGCGCAGGCGCTAGCCGCCGTAACGGGCCGCGATTTCGCGATGCCCGACGACGTGAAGCGCATGGCCCAACCCGTGCTGGCCCACCGGCTCATTCTCAAGCCCGAAAGCCGGCTCCGCAAACGCACCCCGGCAGCGGTCGTGAAGGACCTGGTGGACGACGCGAAGGTGCCGCTGACCGACAAGATGAAGGCCAGCCAGGAGGACTATTTCGACAGGTGA